The following coding sequences lie in one Catharus ustulatus isolate bCatUst1 chromosome 5, bCatUst1.pri.v2, whole genome shotgun sequence genomic window:
- the PRKG2 gene encoding cGMP-dependent protein kinase 2 isoform X2 — translation MAFAMKCIKKKHVVDTKQQEHIYSEKKILEQICSPFVVKLYRTFKDNKYVYMLLEACLGGELWSLLRDRGSFDEFTTKFCVGCVTEAFDYLHQIGIIYRDLKPENLILDAEGYIKLVDFGFAKKIGSGQKTWTFCGTPEYVAPEVILSKGHDFSVDFWSLGILVYELLTGSPPFSGADQMITYNLILKGIEKLDFPKTITRRPEDLIRRLCRQNPTERLGNLRNGINDIKKHRWLSGFNWDSLKVRKLTSPLKRELSGPTDYSYFDSYPPEVGSPPDELSGWDKDF, via the exons atgGCTTTTGCTATGAAATGTATAAAGAAGAAACACGTAGTGGACACGAAACAGCAAGAGCATATCTATTCTGAGAAGAAAATCCTCGAGCAGATATGTTCTCCATTTGTTGTAAA GCTGTATCGCACATTCAAGGACAACAAATACGTGTACATGCTCCTGGAGGCTTGCCTTGGAGGGGAACTGTGGAGCTTGCTGAGAGACAG AGGCAGCTTTGATGAATTCACCACCAAGTTTTGTGTTGGGTGTGTGACAGAAGCTTTTGACTATCTGCATCAAATAGGAATTATCTACAGAGACCTGAAGccagaaaatttaattttggatgCTGAAGGATATATAAAACTG GTTGATTTTGGATTTGCAAAGAAGATTGGATCAGGGCAGAAAACCTGGACGTTTTGTGGAACCCCTGAGTATGTTGCCCCTGAAGTCATTCTGAGTAAAGGCCATGATTTCAGCGTGGATTTTTGGTCCCTTGGGATTCTTGTGTATGAGCTCCTCACTGGCAG cCCACCATTCTCTGGGGCTGATCAAATGATAACATACAATTTGATTCTCAAAGGCATTGAAAAGCTGGATTTTCCTAAAACAATAACGAGGCGACCTGAGGATTTGATCCGCAGACTCTGCAG acaAAACCCTACAGAAAGATTAGGCAATTTGAGGAATGGAATAAATGACATCAAGAAGCACAG GTGGTTGAGTGGTTTTAACTGGGACAGTCTGAAAGTGAGGAAATTAACATCACCTTTGAAAAGAGAG CTGTCTGGACCGACTGATTACAGCTACTTTGACAGCTATCCACCTGAAGTGGGAAGCCCTCCAGATGAACTTTCAGGCTGGGACAAGGATTTCTGa